The Planococcus liqunii genome includes a region encoding these proteins:
- a CDS encoding ABC transporter substrate-binding protein, producing MKTKSILLFPTILVAALLGACQSDEAADKTEADKAPAEEKVSEAYTVKDDRGQELTFEQAPETIVSLIPSNTEIVYALGEGDKLIGATDYDNYPEEAKKVERVSDSVAFNAERILEMKPDVVLAYSTGEVAPELAQLEDADIPVFVIQSATSFDEVYGDIEQIASVLAAEEKGDELVKDIQTQIQDVQDKLAAVEEKKDVYMEISPSPEIYTTGKSTFQQEILNHAQVENVFEDLEGWPNISEEEVITRDPEVILTTVSYVEDAIGDIKARESWSTVEAIEDGDVYFVDSDITSRPGPRIGEAVQLVAETVYPELMEQ from the coding sequence GTGAAAACCAAATCGATACTTTTATTCCCCACCATTCTTGTCGCTGCCCTGCTCGGCGCCTGCCAATCGGATGAAGCAGCAGACAAGACAGAAGCCGACAAAGCACCGGCTGAAGAAAAAGTAAGTGAAGCCTATACAGTCAAAGACGACCGCGGCCAGGAACTCACGTTTGAACAAGCGCCTGAAACCATCGTTTCCCTGATTCCAAGCAACACCGAAATTGTCTATGCCCTTGGCGAAGGCGACAAACTGATCGGCGCAACCGATTACGACAACTATCCGGAAGAAGCAAAGAAAGTCGAACGCGTCAGCGACTCGGTCGCCTTCAATGCTGAACGCATCCTGGAGATGAAGCCTGATGTGGTCCTCGCTTATTCTACGGGCGAAGTGGCACCTGAACTTGCCCAGTTGGAAGATGCCGATATTCCCGTATTCGTGATTCAGTCCGCCACTTCGTTTGATGAAGTATACGGAGACATCGAACAAATTGCTTCTGTTCTTGCAGCGGAAGAAAAAGGTGATGAATTGGTCAAAGACATCCAAACACAGATCCAGGATGTGCAGGATAAGTTAGCGGCAGTGGAAGAAAAGAAAGATGTATATATGGAAATCAGCCCTTCTCCTGAAATTTACACAACCGGAAAATCGACGTTCCAGCAAGAAATCTTGAATCACGCTCAAGTGGAAAACGTTTTTGAAGATTTGGAAGGCTGGCCGAACATTTCCGAGGAAGAAGTCATTACACGCGATCCGGAAGTGATTTTGACGACTGTTTCTTACGTGGAAGATGCCATTGGCGATATCAAAGCCCGTGAAAGCTGGTCTACTGTCGAAGCCATTGAAGACGGCGATGTCTACTTCGTGGATTCAGACATCACTTCACGTCCCGGTCCGCGCATTGGCGAAGCCGTGCA